CCATGAATTTCAACCTCTTTGTTTGTCCAGCGTTCGATATCTTTGCCAAACAGCTGGAACTTATCCAAATAATACCCTTCATCGGTCCGTGTCACTGTCCCCCAGGCATGACACTCACGACTGGCTGTTTCCCATTTGCCCAGATCATGAAATAATGCTGCCAGGCGCAGCAACACTTGAGGTGGAGCATTCTTGACCACATGACGTGTGTGATCCCAGGCATCTTTGGTATGAAACTTGTTTTGTTCCAGGCCTTTTAGCCGGTAAAGCTCCGGAATATACTCTTCAATATAATGCAAGTCGTCGAGAAGTCCTAATGCCCTGTCAACCTGATCCAGCACCAGAATCCGGCCCAATTCTTCTGATACTCGTTCCAGGGCTACACTTTTAAGTAGGGTAAGATTCTCATTAGCAGCCCGCCAAGTATCCTGCTCAATGAGAAAATCATAGCGAATAGCTAACCTTATAAGACGCAAAATTCTCAGGGGATCTTCTTGAAAACGCTCTTCAGCACGCCCGCAAGCTCTAAGCATTCGTTGGCTTAAAGCTTGCAGTCCTTCTAAGGGATCTTTGATCTCCCCTGTACGTACATCCTGATAAATTGCATTGATAGTGAAATCTCTGCGGAGCGCATCTGCTTCAACATTTCCGGCTAGAAGGGAGATATCGATTCTAGCTTTATCACGGAACAAACTTATGGTCGGCTGATGGTCTCCGATTACATGAGGAGTATAGCCCCAATCAGACAAGTTCTTTTCAATCTGATGAAAAGGTATTGCTGTAACTGCATCCACGTCCTTTAAAGGGATTCCCAGCTGAACATCGCGAACAGCTCCTCCTACGATATAGACAGGACCCAGAGTGCTAAGCCTCCTCAAGACATCTTGTTGAAATGGTGTACCGATCATGTAATTCCTCCCAGCAATCACTTCCACGCCTTGAAAGAACAGACAATATCCGTCATAATCGGGGTGAACCTAACAGAGAACTGAGATTTTCGGGCCAATTTTAATATGCCAAGAACTTTCAGGCCCATATTCCCCGTCAAGATCTGTCTTTAGGGGACGATCCGTATGTACTGTTAGATTCGTGGTCTGAAACTCTTTGATTTTTCCGTTCCCTACTTTTTCCCCCCGCAAAACATTTAACAATAGTCTAATGGTTTCCGGCCAGCCTGCCGCGGGAACAATGAGAACTTCTAATTGTCCGTCCGTCAAGGACGCTTTGGGTACCAACTTCCTTAAACCACCTACGGAATGTCCGTTTACGGCTAAAAGCAAAATAACCTCTTCTGAATGCACTTCCCCCCCTGTCTCATATTCAATACGAAAGGGCCGGTAGGAAGGGAGGGTTTCTATTCCTTTAATAATGTAAGCTAATTGGCCAAGGGTATTTTTTACCCGGGTGTCCACTTTTTGCGAGACATCCGTCAATAGCCCTACACTTGCTACATTAACAAAATACCGGTCATTAACTTGTCCTGTATCCATTCTAAAAATATTTCCTTTAGCAATAACTTTGCAAGCTTCAGGAATGCTCTTAGGCAAACCCAAAGCATAAGCCAAATCATTGGCTGTTCCAACAGGTAAAATTCCTAAAGCCGGCCGCTGAATCTCCGGGATTTTCAACAAACCATTGACGGCTTGATGAATACTCC
This Desulfosporosinus orientis DSM 765 DNA region includes the following protein-coding sequences:
- a CDS encoding diacylglycerol/lipid kinase family protein, which translates into the protein MKGQRLRLVYNPYAGRRKLTSQLDTVIRIFQESGYEVCVHRASSTADMEQAAAESQDVERFVIAGGDGSIHQAVNGLLKIPEIQRPALGILPVGTANDLAYALGLPKSIPEACKVIAKGNIFRMDTGQVNDRYFVNVASVGLLTDVSQKVDTRVKNTLGQLAYIIKGIETLPSYRPFRIEYETGGEVHSEEVILLLAVNGHSVGGLRKLVPKASLTDGQLEVLIVPAAGWPETIRLLLNVLRGEKVGNGKIKEFQTTNLTVHTDRPLKTDLDGEYGPESSWHIKIGPKISVLC
- a CDS encoding CCA tRNA nucleotidyltransferase, whose protein sequence is MIGTPFQQDVLRRLSTLGPVYIVGGAVRDVQLGIPLKDVDAVTAIPFHQIEKNLSDWGYTPHVIGDHQPTISLFRDKARIDISLLAGNVEADALRRDFTINAIYQDVRTGEIKDPLEGLQALSQRMLRACGRAEERFQEDPLRILRLIRLAIRYDFLIEQDTWRAANENLTLLKSVALERVSEELGRILVLDQVDRALGLLDDLHYIEEYIPELYRLKGLEQNKFHTKDAWDHTRHVVKNAPPQVLLRLAALFHDLGKWETASRECHAWGTVTRTDEGYYLDKFQLFGKDIERWTNKEVEIHGGRLDNRQDTIVIKRIKPLKSRPEVPFQWVVNGKRHFLQHEKDSARLVKELLSRFRWSVVLPGGKKGEQELLYLVGHHMLGTLTFINEMRGERDNPKINGKARRFAWQVGWDGQYYKTQKVENLLDLWKADFLGGKQDAEKNLYRLDWIQREIRRESADLEERGRLLDWGFFERFACSKGLAGQHYGQFKEHVRKHVMLNTKNTLTDLRFLEQEYKFFSKLPLKNSLDPKARAASSTGVNPWHREAAKPTSQCGKA